A window of the bacterium genome harbors these coding sequences:
- a CDS encoding zinc ribbon domain-containing protein, producing the protein MKILSRKIMAWSMPGLILVVCFMLGSILYAQEEGRGPGAIGINRAREVTGEKVKCPQCGTLNDPTNNNCVSCGYALKSGGSSTPPPSVSVDEYRRFQAAAPQVVPDGSTPGNQPQVKEEKRYTVVEGVHESCVKCNKELRKPKKREIFESQLAGFYDDGAHGDEVAGDGIYSNITEEKDRLCDECWDQFQSLQRLVKYSQQDSPVEFYMVSVAAEDPSTTPPSPIPTQGYWASRRDGRDGFFADYTTRIFASYKDPITKEFYKQFQWTVEELAAIKAEKKRQTLEQRWQQQQNHQQEPTRDTPMYGEVQPEQYRSSYFGEQHSGPHTGPE; encoded by the coding sequence ATGAAAATCCTGTCAAGAAAAATAATGGCGTGGAGTATGCCAGGATTGATATTAGTAGTTTGTTTTATGCTGGGTAGTATTCTCTATGCCCAAGAAGAAGGCAGGGGACCGGGAGCTATTGGGATTAATCGCGCCCGCGAGGTAACCGGAGAAAAGGTTAAATGTCCGCAATGCGGTACGCTCAATGACCCGACGAATAATAATTGTGTAAGTTGTGGATATGCCTTGAAATCCGGAGGGAGTTCCACCCCACCACCATCCGTTTCTGTTGACGAATACCGCCGGTTTCAAGCCGCCGCTCCGCAAGTCGTTCCAGATGGCAGTACACCAGGAAACCAACCTCAAGTGAAGGAAGAAAAACGATATACCGTGGTAGAAGGGGTCCATGAGAGCTGTGTAAAATGCAATAAAGAGTTACGTAAACCCAAGAAACGAGAAATTTTCGAATCCCAGTTAGCGGGATTCTATGACGATGGTGCCCATGGTGATGAAGTTGCGGGGGATGGTATTTATAGTAATATTACCGAAGAGAAAGACCGCCTTTGCGATGAATGTTGGGATCAATTTCAATCCCTGCAACGGTTAGTAAAATATTCGCAACAGGATAGTCCGGTAGAATTTTATATGGTTTCGGTGGCGGCCGAAGACCCGTCAACAACCCCTCCCTCGCCCATACCGACCCAAGGATATTGGGCTTCCCGGCGCGATGGACGAGACGGTTTTTTTGCCGATTATACGACGCGAATTTTTGCCTCATACAAAGATCCGATTACCAAAGAGTTTTACAAACAATTCCAGTGGACGGTCGAAGAACTAGCGGCAATCAAAGCCGAAAAGAAACGGCAGACATTGGAACAGCGGTGGCAGCAACAACAGAATCACCAACAGGAACCAACAAGAGATACTCCTATGTATGGTGAAGTGCAACCCGAACAATACCGAAGTAGTTATTTCGGTGAACAACATAGCGGCCCGCACACAGGACCAGAATAG
- a CDS encoding phospholipid carrier-dependent glycosyltransferase, with protein sequence MNFIVKRVIGSVVIIIILGVLFWLDVPLDTLRRSHEYPGITYITAHYLSFFGSGGVLAGIAGLLFLYGLLKDSNKTIQIAHQLIIALLITGIIICILKLTIGRIRPKLPNKGMFVFFPGFTAQAGVQSFPSGHTAAIFSFAPIFTLLSPILGIIAYAMATLVAITRIHSDLHFITDVVIGAGLGILIGTIVVHKAHAGNKFFRLSLSKRNLILYSLLIILILSSFLFFYRLGTPGLFDLDESVFAEATREMLETGNWITPYMNYELRFDKPILIYWLMAIAYKMFGINEFAARFWSALNGTILALFIFYFGVKWNDIKFGLLSSLIFLTCLETMILGHAAITDMTLLLFITGALLAFYRAYSSEFANGKRWYYLFYTAMALALLTKGIIGVVFPVGIILIFLILTRQVKTTLQEAKVLAGFGMFLIIALPWYILVYLQNGWAFIQKFIIFHHLYRFTEPIGGHSGNVFYYIPIILFGFFPWSSFLYSGVTASIPWRWKQWSTLPKREQFPILCIIWIAVVFLFFTVAQTKLPNYVAPLFPPMSFLVASWWYKKLDSKFQTANSPKRHLDSEVLSADSSPNACEKETELNSTVAAITLLLLGSILGITFIISPIIIKNIAASGKLAGMESFKLGFIPYLLGILFLLGTSSAANLLWKKKYAASFIVLIILMLLFWFFALTELVPIVYEYQQGPIYRFATGIKNELQPTDIIVEFGHNNPSVIFYSQHRILRLGTNQFDRLTELFQSSNRVYLISNKLKLRDQFQQLPKFQLIAIEGQYLFAKNF encoded by the coding sequence ATGAATTTTATAGTTAAAAGAGTCATTGGAAGTGTTGTTATCATCATTATCCTAGGTGTTCTATTTTGGTTAGATGTTCCATTAGATACCCTGCGACGGAGCCATGAATATCCCGGAATAACCTATATCACTGCACATTATTTGAGTTTCTTCGGTTCCGGAGGCGTATTAGCGGGAATCGCTGGATTACTCTTCTTATATGGACTACTCAAAGATTCAAATAAAACCATCCAGATTGCGCATCAACTTATCATTGCGCTGCTGATAACCGGAATAATCATTTGTATACTTAAATTGACCATCGGTAGGATTCGACCGAAATTGCCGAATAAAGGAATGTTTGTTTTCTTCCCGGGATTTACTGCTCAAGCTGGAGTTCAATCTTTTCCGTCTGGGCATACCGCAGCAATATTTAGTTTCGCGCCTATATTCACTTTATTGTCCCCTATACTTGGTATTATCGCATATGCCATGGCAACGCTCGTTGCGATAACGCGAATTCATTCCGATTTGCATTTTATCACCGATGTAGTTATCGGCGCAGGATTAGGGATACTCATCGGAACGATCGTTGTTCATAAGGCGCATGCGGGAAATAAGTTCTTTCGATTATCTCTTTCAAAAAGGAATCTTATCCTATATTCACTGTTAATAATTTTAATTTTAAGTAGTTTCCTGTTCTTCTACCGACTGGGGACCCCAGGACTTTTCGATTTAGATGAATCAGTTTTTGCAGAAGCAACGCGGGAAATGCTCGAAACCGGCAACTGGATAACCCCCTATATGAATTACGAACTCCGATTCGATAAACCGATTCTCATCTACTGGCTGATGGCTATTGCTTATAAAATGTTTGGAATTAACGAGTTTGCTGCTCGGTTTTGGTCAGCTTTAAACGGAACAATTCTAGCGCTATTTATCTTTTATTTCGGCGTGAAATGGAACGATATTAAATTCGGATTATTAAGCAGTCTGATTTTTTTGACCTGTTTGGAAACGATGATACTTGGTCATGCAGCAATAACCGATATGACCTTATTACTGTTTATAACTGGCGCATTACTTGCATTTTATCGGGCATACAGTTCAGAATTCGCAAATGGAAAACGATGGTATTATCTTTTTTATACCGCAATGGCGCTAGCGCTTTTAACGAAAGGAATAATCGGAGTAGTTTTTCCCGTGGGTATCATTCTAATATTTCTCATACTTACACGCCAGGTGAAAACAACCCTTCAAGAAGCGAAGGTATTAGCGGGATTCGGAATGTTCCTGATTATAGCGCTACCGTGGTATATTCTCGTTTATCTGCAAAACGGTTGGGCGTTTATTCAGAAGTTTATCATATTCCATCATCTATACCGATTCACTGAACCTATTGGTGGTCATTCTGGAAATGTATTCTATTATATTCCAATTATTCTATTCGGCTTTTTCCCTTGGAGTAGTTTTCTTTATTCAGGAGTCACCGCTTCTATTCCTTGGCGATGGAAACAATGGAGCACTCTTCCGAAACGAGAGCAATTTCCGATATTGTGTATCATCTGGATAGCGGTAGTTTTTTTATTTTTCACGGTTGCGCAAACGAAACTCCCAAACTATGTCGCCCCGTTATTTCCGCCGATGTCATTTCTGGTTGCCTCCTGGTGGTATAAAAAGTTAGATTCCAAATTCCAAACTGCAAATTCCCCAAAAAGACATTTGGATTCCGAAGTGTTATCTGCAGACTCCTCGCCTAATGCTTGCGAGAAAGAGACGGAACTAAATTCGACCGTTGCCGCTATAACCTTGTTGTTATTGGGTAGTATTCTTGGAATAACATTTATCATATCCCCAATAATCATTAAGAATATTGCAGCAAGCGGGAAATTAGCAGGTATGGAATCATTCAAACTCGGATTTATTCCTTATCTGCTTGGAATACTCTTCCTGCTCGGAACGAGTAGTGCAGCAAATCTTTTATGGAAAAAGAAATATGCTGCAAGCTTCATCGTTTTAATCATTCTAATGCTGCTATTCTGGTTCTTTGCGCTAACAGAGTTGGTTCCAATTGTTTATGAATATCAACAAGGACCGATATATCGTTTCGCTACCGGTATCAAGAACGAATTACAACCGACCGATATTATCGTCGAATTCGGACATAATAATCCGTCGGTGATATTTTATAGCCAACATCGGATCCTGCGCCTTGGCACCAACCAATTCGACCGATTAACCGAATTATTTCAATCTTCAAACCGTGTGTATCTTATTTCGAATAAACTGAAACTCCGTGACCAATTCCAGCAACTACCGAAGTTTCAATTGATTGCTATCGAAGGCCAATATCTTTTTGCGAAGAATTTCTAA
- a CDS encoding SO_0444 family Cu/Zn efflux transporter: MNILLGILMESWKILQESAIYLLFGFLMAGILYILVPAEKVAKYLGGKGIKPIIRAALFGIPIPLCSCGVLPAGISLRKQGASKGAAMAFMISTPETGIDSIALTYALIDPIMTLFRPISAFFTALGAGIMNNWLDKEEPSVTVNESTPSNNNYCACHSDSNCAPLVPQARMGILKKLSLGLRYAFIDLMGETAKWFILGLLIAGMITYFVPTSWVDKYLGNTFLSMLVMLLIGIPLYVCASCSTPITAALILKGINPGAALVFLLTGPATNAAAFPLITRYFGTKSLIVYLLSIAGCAVFFGLLLNQVYFWLGLEPQAIVGKAGAIFPPTISFSAAILLVVLMVYGWIREVNQ, encoded by the coding sequence ATGAATATTTTACTCGGCATCCTGATGGAGTCATGGAAAATATTGCAGGAATCAGCAATATATCTATTATTCGGTTTCCTGATGGCAGGGATATTGTATATCCTTGTTCCTGCGGAAAAAGTTGCAAAATATCTCGGCGGGAAAGGAATTAAACCGATCATTCGGGCAGCATTATTTGGAATCCCGATTCCATTGTGTTCCTGCGGCGTACTCCCGGCGGGAATCTCGTTACGGAAACAAGGTGCAAGTAAAGGTGCAGCTATGGCGTTTATGATTTCAACTCCTGAAACCGGGATAGATTCAATCGCATTAACCTATGCATTGATTGACCCGATTATGACCTTATTCCGTCCGATTTCAGCTTTTTTCACTGCACTCGGTGCCGGGATAATGAATAATTGGCTTGATAAAGAAGAACCATCAGTTACGGTTAATGAATCTACCCCTTCCAATAATAATTATTGTGCATGTCATTCAGATTCTAATTGCGCTCCACTTGTTCCACAGGCAAGAATGGGAATATTGAAAAAATTATCTCTTGGACTCCGCTATGCGTTTATAGATTTAATGGGTGAAACGGCAAAATGGTTCATTCTTGGTCTCTTAATTGCAGGAATGATAACGTATTTTGTTCCAACCAGTTGGGTAGATAAATATTTGGGAAATACGTTTTTATCTATGTTGGTAATGTTGCTTATTGGAATTCCGTTATATGTTTGCGCGAGTTGTAGTACTCCGATAACCGCCGCGCTGATCCTGAAAGGGATTAATCCCGGCGCAGCACTAGTTTTCCTATTAACTGGCCCGGCAACCAATGCTGCCGCGTTTCCTTTAATAACCCGCTATTTTGGAACAAAATCGTTGATTGTTTATCTTCTATCAATCGCCGGGTGTGCAGTGTTTTTTGGTCTTCTGCTCAATCAGGTTTATTTTTGGTTAGGCCTCGAGCCACAAGCTATCGTAGGAAAAGCGGGGGCAATATTCCCACCGACGATAAGCTTCTCCGCAGCAATTCTCTTAGTAGTTCTCATGGTATACGGTTGGATTCGAGAAGTAAACCAGTAG
- a CDS encoding amidohydrolase, which produces MDKNILLFNGNILTLSEKLPRCEAVFLRNEKIVACGTSRDLLTHYQSANQVIDLHGKTVLPGFIDTHVHLTDTGIDTLGVDLSEAHSIAEIQDKLANFAKHLPPGTWVIGYGYDDSVLQEKRFPTRYDLDKNLADYPVCISRRDGHSLVVNSAGLKLLQLSPETDGYEKDTQTGEPTGIMRRVAVGQTNEKVFGQLSDEQRLKGLTTAVQFAISKGITTIHALEGGSETADKNLAVLMQYQDTLPVRIIIYHQTCDVARVQQEGFPRIGGCILVDGSIGSHTAAVTEPFNDDPGNTGVLYFTDEQLYRFIETAHCAGLQISMHAIGDRAIEQILKTYRQVLAKYPRADHRHRIEHYELPRPEQISQTAELGLILGMQPTFDYLWGGPNQLYATRLGVERSLFSNPFRTILDAGIKIAGGSDSYVTPMDPLLGIHSAVNHYSPQQRVTVDEAIRMYTTVAAYAAFEEHLKGTIEPGKLADLVVLEKNPYVVPTTELKDIPVSMTICRGEIVYSQDAR; this is translated from the coding sequence ATGGATAAGAATATCTTATTATTCAATGGGAATATACTTACGTTATCCGAAAAACTCCCGCGATGTGAAGCGGTATTTTTGCGAAATGAAAAAATTGTTGCTTGTGGAACATCTCGCGATTTATTAACGCACTATCAATCTGCAAATCAAGTTATTGACCTACACGGGAAAACCGTTCTACCTGGCTTTATTGATACCCACGTTCATCTCACGGATACTGGGATTGATACGCTTGGTGTAGATTTAAGCGAAGCGCATTCTATTGCGGAAATACAGGATAAACTAGCGAACTTCGCGAAACATCTACCGCCAGGAACTTGGGTTATTGGCTATGGGTATGATGATAGCGTTCTGCAAGAGAAACGATTTCCTACCCGATACGATTTAGATAAAAATCTTGCTGATTATCCAGTTTGTATTTCACGACGAGATGGACATTCTTTGGTAGTAAATTCTGCCGGATTGAAACTGCTTCAGCTTTCTCCTGAAACCGATGGGTATGAAAAAGATACCCAGACCGGAGAACCAACCGGAATAATGCGCCGAGTTGCGGTGGGACAGACGAATGAAAAAGTGTTCGGTCAATTATCTGATGAACAGCGGTTAAAAGGATTAACCACCGCTGTGCAATTTGCGATTTCGAAAGGAATAACCACCATTCATGCACTCGAAGGTGGGAGCGAAACTGCGGATAAGAATCTAGCGGTATTAATGCAATATCAGGATACCCTACCGGTACGGATTATTATCTATCATCAGACCTGCGATGTCGCTCGGGTTCAACAAGAAGGATTCCCGCGTATCGGCGGATGTATTCTAGTTGACGGGTCGATTGGTTCTCATACCGCCGCAGTTACCGAACCGTTCAACGACGACCCGGGAAATACCGGCGTCCTCTATTTCACGGATGAACAATTATATAGATTTATAGAAACTGCACATTGTGCCGGATTACAAATTTCAATGCATGCGATTGGCGACCGCGCTATCGAACAAATCCTAAAAACCTATCGGCAAGTATTAGCGAAATACCCACGGGCTGACCATCGGCATCGGATTGAACATTACGAACTGCCGCGACCGGAGCAAATCTCGCAAACAGCTGAACTCGGTCTTATCCTGGGAATGCAGCCGACATTCGATTATCTCTGGGGCGGACCGAATCAGCTTTATGCAACCCGACTTGGCGTTGAACGAAGTTTATTTTCAAATCCGTTCCGAACCATCCTTGATGCCGGGATAAAAATTGCGGGGGGTTCGGATAGTTATGTTACCCCAATGGACCCGCTTCTTGGCATTCATTCTGCAGTTAACCATTATTCCCCGCAACAGCGGGTAACGGTTGATGAAGCGATTCGTATGTATACTACAGTAGCAGCGTATGCTGCGTTTGAAGAGCATCTAAAAGGAACGATTGAACCGGGAAAACTAGCAGATTTAGTTGTTCTAGAAAAAAATCCATATGTAGTTCCCACAACCGAATTAAAAGATATCCCGGTATCTATGACAATATGTAGAGGAGAAATAGTCTATTCACAAGATGCAAGGTAA
- the tilS gene encoding tRNA lysidine(34) synthetase TilS: MLLSNVAKTIAKYQLFQSGDKVVIGVSGGPDSIALLYCLNELREEYQLKLIIAHLNHQIRGKEADADARFVQSLAKKLQFPCFVKSVNVPALAKKEKKSLEETARQIRYAFLWELAVKKQANKIALGHTADDQIETIVMWFLRGSGPEGLSGMPVVRQSEVPSTQYQTERSVRCKCKHPIYIIRPLLETSRKEILEYLNQHKISFRQDTTNLKPIYLRNRIRLKLLPLLEKEYNPNLRETLLRTATILRDEQDYFNSAANMLFPCLWNRERTDCIALNITELRRLDKAIHRHLVRQAIERVLGSLSGFGFEHIEAILELVKSGGDGLMLHLPHQLTVRIEQDHLCFYLEHPIKKTIQPNKLIAVPGTTQIETLGIKIKTELRTASPSASAKIRLNQNDIALLDADRIQFPLTLRTWQPGDIFFPLGMTGKKKLHDFFIDEKVPRTQRDKIPLIVAKNGDILWVVGKRINEKYKVTSGTKRILRITFT; the protein is encoded by the coding sequence ATGCTTTTATCTAACGTGGCGAAAACCATAGCTAAATATCAGTTATTTCAATCCGGTGATAAAGTCGTTATCGGTGTTTCCGGCGGACCGGATTCGATCGCGTTACTCTATTGTCTTAATGAATTGAGAGAAGAATACCAGCTGAAACTAATTATCGCCCATCTCAATCATCAAATTCGCGGAAAAGAAGCGGATGCGGATGCTCGGTTCGTTCAATCCCTAGCTAAAAAACTACAATTTCCATGTTTCGTTAAATCGGTCAATGTTCCAGCATTGGCAAAAAAAGAAAAGAAATCGCTGGAAGAAACGGCGCGACAGATTCGGTATGCGTTTCTCTGGGAATTAGCGGTTAAGAAACAAGCGAATAAAATTGCACTTGGTCATACTGCGGATGACCAGATTGAAACAATAGTAATGTGGTTTTTACGCGGGTCCGGACCGGAAGGATTAAGCGGAATGCCAGTCGTTCGCCAGAGCGAAGTACCTAGTACCCAGTACCAAACAGAGAGAAGTGTTCGATGTAAATGCAAGCATCCAATTTATATTATACGCCCGTTACTGGAAACATCAAGAAAAGAAATTCTGGAATATCTGAACCAGCATAAAATCTCGTTTCGGCAGGATACGACAAACCTAAAACCAATCTATCTTCGGAATCGGATTCGGTTAAAACTGCTACCGCTGTTGGAAAAAGAATATAATCCGAATCTTCGGGAGACGTTATTACGCACCGCTACTATTCTCCGCGATGAACAGGATTATTTTAATTCCGCAGCGAATATGTTATTTCCCTGTTTATGGAATCGCGAACGAACTGATTGTATTGCACTTAACATAACCGAATTGCGACGGTTAGATAAGGCAATACATCGGCATCTCGTTCGTCAGGCGATTGAACGGGTTCTCGGTTCATTATCCGGGTTCGGATTCGAACATATCGAAGCGATACTTGAACTAGTGAAATCCGGTGGAGATGGATTAATGCTGCATTTACCGCATCAGCTAACAGTTCGGATTGAACAGGATCATCTATGTTTCTACCTCGAACACCCGATAAAGAAAACTATTCAACCGAATAAATTGATTGCAGTTCCCGGAACCACGCAAATCGAGACGTTGGGAATTAAAATTAAGACCGAATTGCGTACAGCATCTCCGTCTGCATCCGCTAAAATCCGTTTGAATCAGAATGATATAGCATTGCTTGACGCAGATAGAATTCAGTTTCCATTAACCCTCCGCACGTGGCAACCAGGGGATATCTTTTTCCCACTCGGAATGACCGGAAAAAAGAAACTGCACGATTTCTTTATTGATGAAAAGGTTCCGCGAACGCAACGCGATAAAATTCCACTTATCGTTGCAAAGAACGGTGATATCCTTTGGGTGGTGGGTAAGAGAATCAACGAGAAGTATAAAGTTACTTCCGGAACGAAACGAATTCTGCGAATAACCTTTACATAA
- the efp gene encoding elongation factor P has product MIIAAELKHGTTLRIDNELYRVLEVEHKSGTAQFAGFIHAKLRKLSTGAELDRKFHQNDKLDDVELETRQFEYLYATEEEYYFMDPETYEQVSLRKELLGKFAEKFLKEGMKLPIQLYEGNPVGVILPELVEVKVVSTAAGIRGESDATYKSATLENGMEILVPQFIKVGDIVKVSSHTGKYVERVTKK; this is encoded by the coding sequence ATGATAATCGCTGCGGAATTGAAACATGGAACTACACTCCGGATAGACAATGAATTATATCGGGTGCTTGAAGTCGAGCATAAATCCGGAACTGCTCAGTTTGCTGGATTTATCCATGCGAAACTTCGGAAGTTATCTACCGGCGCAGAACTCGACCGGAAATTCCATCAGAATGATAAACTTGATGATGTTGAGCTCGAAACTCGGCAATTCGAATATCTCTATGCCACCGAAGAAGAATATTATTTTATGGACCCTGAAACCTACGAACAGGTTTCGCTTCGAAAAGAATTACTGGGCAAATTTGCTGAAAAATTCCTGAAAGAAGGAATGAAACTTCCGATCCAGTTATATGAAGGGAATCCGGTCGGGGTTATTTTACCAGAATTGGTTGAAGTGAAAGTGGTTTCAACGGCAGCAGGAATTCGCGGGGAATCAGATGCAACTTATAAATCCGCTACGCTTGAAAATGGGATGGAAATCTTGGTTCCGCAGTTTATTAAAGTTGGTGATATAGTTAAAGTGAGTTCGCATACCGGGAAATATGTTGAACGCGTGACCAAAAAATAA
- the mutS gene encoding DNA mismatch repair protein MutS — translation MEQFTPLMRQYHQLKSQHPDAILLFRVGDFYEMFGDDAILGAKLLKLTLTKKHVGKDQTVPLAGVPHHAVNAYLARLIKQGCKVAICEQMEDPKFAKGVVKRQIVRVVTPGTVLEGSLLDEKINNYLIAINPKFDANRIQIGFAIADLSTGEFLVTEFTDTPDLIKLKTELERLSPRECLLPDSLSKQSPMFGLCSQQPALTVYPYQEYQFAYDTAYPKLTAHFQTTTLKGFGCESLQLAVGSAGAILAYLKDTQKTELSHITSIRTYSTEEYLILDATTSQNLELFYTQREKSKSGSLLGVIDETITAMGGRKLRHWLSQPLLNIEKIKERQHGVHFFYHDHTLRRNLRELLDNIYDLERLLGKIGCGVANARDVLSLKKSLDIVPDINKVLTQCIPRKNIGIDESPPSLLQQTINSLDDIPELRDLIHRAIVDDPPLSVKEGGLIKDNYFPPLDELREISRGGKNWVAQLEARERERTGIKSLKVKFNNVFGYYIEVTKPNLAFVPADYERKQTTANAERFTTPELKEWESKILGAEEKMVEMEYQLFSEIREKVIAQTKRIQQTADALALLDVLSTLAEVAVRYDYCLPELTEEPIIEIKDGRHPVIERFLPEQQFVPNDTYIDTNENRLLLITGPNMAGKSTYIRQVALISLLGQIGSYVPAKSAKLGLVDRIFTRVGAADNLLRGESTFMVEMNETANILHNATSRSLLILDEIGRGTSTFDGLSIAWAVAEYIHDMVHARTLFATHYHELTQLASVLAGMKNYNVAVREWNEKVIFLHKIVPGPCDKSYGIAVARLAGLPLSVIQRAKEVLFDLEKYSRTAKEELAATHPEVGTKSPQPEMVSGIQLSFFDFVSHPVVDELKSLDLSNLTPLQALQKLQELQEKIKHKP, via the coding sequence ATGGAACAGTTTACTCCGTTAATGCGGCAGTATCATCAGCTGAAATCCCAGCATCCTGATGCAATTCTTTTATTTCGGGTAGGCGATTTCTATGAGATGTTCGGCGATGATGCAATTCTCGGTGCCAAACTGCTGAAACTTACGCTAACGAAAAAACATGTTGGAAAAGATCAAACAGTTCCGTTAGCTGGAGTGCCGCATCATGCGGTTAATGCTTACCTTGCGCGATTAATTAAACAGGGATGCAAAGTTGCTATTTGTGAGCAGATGGAAGATCCGAAATTCGCGAAAGGTGTGGTGAAACGGCAGATAGTCCGAGTAGTTACTCCCGGAACGGTTCTTGAAGGCAGTCTGCTTGATGAAAAGATTAATAATTATCTTATCGCTATCAACCCTAAATTTGATGCTAACCGGATCCAGATAGGATTCGCAATAGCGGATTTATCTACGGGCGAATTTTTGGTAACCGAATTTACTGATACCCCTGATTTGATTAAACTTAAGACTGAACTAGAACGGTTATCACCTCGGGAATGTTTGCTACCCGATTCGTTATCTAAGCAAAGTCCGATGTTCGGACTTTGCTCCCAGCAACCAGCACTGACGGTTTATCCATATCAGGAATATCAATTCGCTTATGATACCGCATATCCGAAACTGACCGCACACTTCCAGACAACAACCCTGAAAGGATTCGGTTGTGAATCGTTACAACTAGCTGTTGGGTCAGCCGGCGCTATTCTTGCCTATCTGAAAGATACCCAGAAAACGGAGTTATCCCATATAACTTCAATAAGAACCTATTCTACGGAAGAATATCTTATCTTGGATGCTACCACCAGTCAAAATCTAGAATTATTTTATACCCAGCGGGAAAAATCGAAATCCGGGTCGCTTTTAGGGGTTATCGACGAAACAATAACCGCAATGGGTGGACGGAAACTACGACATTGGCTTAGCCAACCTTTATTAAATATTGAAAAAATTAAAGAGCGACAGCACGGGGTTCATTTCTTTTATCACGATCATACCTTGCGCCGGAACTTGCGTGAGTTATTAGATAACATTTACGATTTAGAACGGCTTCTTGGTAAAATCGGTTGTGGCGTGGCAAATGCTCGGGATGTTCTTTCCCTTAAAAAATCGTTAGATATAGTTCCTGACATAAACAAGGTACTGACGCAATGTATTCCGCGCAAAAATATTGGAATAGATGAATCGCCCCCTTCCCTTTTACAGCAAACTATAAATTCCCTCGACGATATTCCCGAACTGCGTGATTTAATTCATCGTGCGATTGTTGATGACCCACCGTTATCGGTTAAAGAAGGTGGTTTGATTAAAGATAACTATTTTCCGCCGTTAGATGAACTGCGGGAAATTAGTCGCGGTGGCAAAAATTGGGTCGCACAACTGGAAGCTCGCGAACGCGAACGAACTGGAATAAAATCGCTGAAAGTTAAATTCAATAACGTTTTCGGATATTATATTGAGGTTACCAAACCGAATCTTGCTTTCGTTCCTGCGGATTATGAACGGAAACAGACTACCGCTAATGCGGAACGGTTCACCACTCCGGAACTTAAAGAGTGGGAATCGAAAATTCTCGGCGCTGAAGAGAAAATGGTTGAAATGGAATATCAGCTATTCAGTGAAATACGGGAGAAAGTTATTGCGCAAACGAAACGTATCCAGCAGACCGCAGATGCACTCGCATTGCTTGATGTTCTATCAACGTTAGCGGAAGTTGCGGTCAGATATGATTATTGTTTACCGGAATTGACGGAAGAACCGATTATCGAAATTAAAGATGGCCGGCATCCGGTTATCGAACGGTTCCTGCCGGAACAGCAATTTGTTCCAAACGATACCTATATTGATACCAACGAAAATCGGTTATTGCTGATTACCGGACCGAATATGGCAGGGAAATCAACCTACATCAGGCAAGTAGCATTAATCAGTTTACTAGGTCAAATCGGGTCGTATGTACCGGCGAAATCCGCTAAACTCGGGTTAGTTGATCGTATTTTCACGCGGGTCGGTGCTGCGGATAATTTACTTCGTGGCGAATCAACCTTTATGGTTGAAATGAATGAAACGGCAAATATCTTGCATAATGCTACATCTCGTAGTCTATTAATTCTAGATGAAATCGGTCGTGGAACCAGTACCTTTGATGGCTTATCAATCGCTTGGGCAGTAGCAGAATATATTCACGATATGGTACATGCGCGAACTTTATTTGCTACCCATTATCATGAATTAACCCAACTCGCTTCAGTTCTAGCTGGGATGAAAAATTATAATGTTGCGGTTCGTGAATGGAACGAAAAAGTTATATTCTTGCATAAGATTGTTCCTGGCCCTTGCGATAAAAGTTATGGAATTGCTGTTGCCCGATTGGCTGGACTTCCGCTCTCGGTTATCCAGCGTGCAAAAGAAGTTCTGTTCGATTTAGAAAAATATAGCCGAACTGCGAAAGAAGAACTCGCGGCAACCCATCCGGAAGTAGGAACGAAATCGCCTCAGCCGGAAATGGTCTCCGGAATACAGTTATCGTTCTTCGATTTCGTTAGCCATCCGGTTGTTGACGAACTTAAATCGCTCGATTTATCGAACTTAACTCCTCTCCAAGCGTTGCAGAAACTTCAGGAACTGCAGGAAAAAATAAAACATAAACCCTAA